In one Solanum dulcamara chromosome 1, daSolDulc1.2, whole genome shotgun sequence genomic region, the following are encoded:
- the LOC129889761 gene encoding probable aminotransferase TAT2, translating into MENMGSQKNNSFHTKQVEKLTNITIKGILGLLMDNIDGGEDKREVISLGIGDPTAHSCFHTTTAAKEAVVESLLLDKFNGYSPTTGLPIARKAIANYLSRDLPYDLSPEDVYVTAGCTQAIETAVSILAKPNSNILLPRPGFPTYVLCAAFRNVEVRYYDLVPENNWQVDLKAIEDLADQNTIAIVVINPGNPCGNVYSYDHLEKIAETAKRVKTLIIADEVYGHLAFGENPFISMGLFSSLTPILTLGSLSKRWLIPGWRLGWFVINDPNCIFKSPKIVERIKKYCDIGGGPATFIQAAVPKIIESTKEDFFRNTLKMLKKNSDICYEKIQDIPCINCPYKSQGSMVVMVKLNSALLKDVSDDIDFCFKLAKEESVILLPGTAVGLKNWLRITFAVEPSFLEEGLTRLKSFCLRHSNPKIMN; encoded by the exons ATGGAGAATATGGgaagccaaaaaaataattcttttcaCACAAAACAAGTAGAAAAACTAACAAATATTACTATCAAAGGGATTCTTGGCTTGTTGATGGACAACATTGATGGAG GTGAAGATAAGAGGGAAGTGATCTCACTAGGAATAGGAGATCCAACAGCTCATTCTTGCTTTCACACAACTACTGCTGCTAAGGAAGCTGTTGTTGAGAGCCTTCTTCTTGACAAGTTTAATGGCTACTCTCCCACTACTGGTCTTCCCATTGCTAGAAA GGCAATTGCAAACTACTTGTCAAGAGACCTTCCATATGATTTATCACCAGAAGATGTATATGTTACTGCTGGTTGTACACAAGCTATAGAGACAGCAGTGTCTATTCTTGCAAAACCAAATTCTAATATTTTGTTACCAAGGCCTGGCTTTCCAACTTATGTACTTTGTGCTGCTTTTAGAAATGTTGAAGTTAGGTACTATGATCTTGTACCTGAAAATAATTGGCAAGTTGATTTGAAGGCAATTGAAGATTTGGCTGACCAAAATACTATTGCAATTGTTGTTATAAATCCTGGGAATCCTTGTGGAAATGTCTACTCCTATGACCATTTGGAGAAG ATAGCAGAAACAGCAAAGAGAGTGAAGACATTAATCATAGCAGATGAAGTATATGGACACCTTGCATTTGGAGAAAACCCTTTTATATCAATGGGATTATTTAGTTCATTAACACCAATATTAACTCTTGGTTCATTGTCTAAAAGATGGTTAATTCCTGGTTGGAGACTTGGTTGGTTTGTCATTAATGATCCTAATTGCATCTTCAAATCCCCTAAG ATTGTTGAACGTATTAAGAAGTATTGCGACATAGGTGGAGGTCCTGCAACTTTCATACAG GCAGCAGTCCCCAAAATTATAGAAAGCACCAAAGAGGATTTCTTCAGAAATACACTCAAAATGCTTAAGAAGAATTCAGATATATGTTATGAAAAAATACAGGatattccatgtatcaattGTCCTTATAAATCTCAAGGCTCAATGGTTGTTATG GTGAAGCTCAATTCAGCCCTTCTCAAAGATGTAAGTGATGATATTGACTTCTGTTTTAAGCTTGCTAAGGAGGAATCTGTCATTTTACTTCCAG GAACTGCTGTGGGATTGAAGAATTGGCTTAGAATAACATTTGCAGTTGAGCCATCTTTTCTTGAAGAAGGATTAACAAGATTGAAATCTTTTTGCCTAAGGCATTCCAACCCcaaaataatgaattaa